The following is a genomic window from Spirosoma foliorum.
AAAGAGCTGTTCAAGTGATTCGGGGCGCTGGTGCTGCAATTCGGCAAAGGTGCCATCGGCAATAATCTGCCCCTGATTGATAATAATAATGCGATCCGAAATCTTTTCCACTACGTCCATAATATGCGAACTGTAGAAAACCGTTTTACCACTGTTCGCGAGCTGCCGAATAATTTCTTTAACCAGTACAACTGTATTGGCATCTAAACCCGACAGGGGTTCATCCAGAAAAATGACATCTGGATTATGAAGAAGCCCCGAAATGAGCAACACTTTCTGACGCATCCCTTTCGAGAAGGTCGTCATGCGGGCATTTGTGTACTCATTGAGCTGGAACAGGCGAAGCAATTCAAGAGCCTTATATTCAATTTGTGCGGTTTCTAACCCATACAATTGCCCAATGAATTGTAGGTATTCCATGGGCGTAAGGGTGTCATACAGCGCTGCGTTTTCAGGGACATAGCCAATTCGGCGTTTGATATCCAGCGAGTTCGTTTTCACATCCATGCCTAATATGGTTGCTTCGCCTGTGTAGTCGGGCAGCATGCCGATCAGGATTTTAATGGTTGTAGATTTCCCGGCACCATTAGGACCGATATAACCCACTACTTGCCCGGCCGATACACTCAGGTTAATGCCTTTCAGAACGGGCGTTGATCCGTAGGATTTATAAAGGTCGTGGAGTTGGATGATTGGCGTCATATTCATACATCAATATACGCCAAAAGTCCCATCCAGCAGCAAGCCGAATGGGACTTTTGGTTCTTAGTCAGGATAACTGGTTAAGCTGTTACAGCATCAGCTTCAACCAGATTATGTTTTAACAGGTATTCCGCAATCTGAACCGCGTTGGTAGCCGCTCCTTTGCGTAGGTTATCGGCTACGATCCACATGTTCAGCGTTTTTGGCTGACTTTCATCACGACGGATACGGCCAACGAATACTTCATCTTTCCCGTGCGCTGTTAAAGGCATTGGGTAGATTTTATTGGCTGGGTCATCCTGAACAATAACACCTTCGGTGTTGCTCAGAATCGAAACGATATCGCTTAACTCAAATTCATTTTCGAACTCGATATTCACCGCTTCCGAGTGGCCACCGATGGTTGGAATCCGAACCGTAGTGGCCGTTACCTGAATCGAATCGTCGCCCATGATTTTTTTGGTCTCGTTCACCATCTTCATTTCCTCTTTGGTATAACCATTGTCGAGGAAGACGTCGATGTGGGGCAATACGTTCAAGTCAATTGGGTGTGGGTAAACTTTCGCTACATCTGTATTGCCTGCACGTTCGGCGAAAAGCTGGTCAACGGCTGCTTTACCCGTTCCGGTTACCGACTGATAAGTTGACACAACAACACGTTTGATTTTATACCGATCGTGTAGTGGTTTCAGCGCCACCACCATCTGGATGGTCGAGCAGTTTGGGTTCGCGATGATTTTGTCTTCAGGAGTCAGCGTATCGGCGTTTACTTCAGGTACAACCAGCTTTTTGGTTGGGTCCATACGCCAGGCCGACGAGTTGTCGACAACAACAATACCGGCTTCGGCAAACTTAGGGGCCAGGGCTAACGAGGTACCACCACCCGCCGAAAAAATCGCAATGGCAGGTTTGGCAGCAATAGCATCTTCGAAGCTTACGACTGTGTACGGTTTACCCTTAAACTCAACCTGTTTACCAACCGAACGCTCAGAAGCGACGGGAAGAAGTTCAGATACAGGGAAGTTCCGTTCTGCCAGAACCTTCAGGATTTCGCCACCGACCAGGCCTGTGGCGCCAACGACTGCGATTTTCATACTTATAATGCGGACGGTTGGCCGAAGCCATGGAAATCCGCGGTTAAATGGTTAATAAAAAGCGGGTTTCTACCCGCACTCCGAATTGGAGTGCAAAAGTACGGTAAAACTTTGACGGTCAGGAATTATATTCTAAAAAAATCAGAATCGTCCTACTAAGCCAATGCCAGAATTTGATAGAGATGAATAAGGGGTCAATTGCCAGGAAATTCCCTGCTGCTTCAGTGAACGGTTATAATACTGAACCGATCGACGAAGATGAGGGCCTGGCCGTAACATAAATCCGCCAATAGCGGCTACAATCAGCCCAGAGAAGAAAGTCGTTACGCCCGCTTTTACGGCCGCCGTGTTTGTGCGGTCTGGGACAGAATTACAATACCCATAGCATATGGTGCCATTGCTGACAACCCCTGTTGACGAAAAGGTCCCCTTGCTGGCTTCGCCTGAGTGATCGTTAGAGACGCCCACGATTAAGCCAACGCCCGCTGTTATGAGGCCTCCCGCAATTAGCCAGCCACCCGCATGTCGGCTGGTCATATAGCTTTTAAATTCGCGAATGGCATCAGGATCATTGGAGGCCAATATGTATTGCCCTAAATCTTTTGCGTGTCGAACATCCAATCCATCATACATATACTGCGTTCGTATACTAGTCCCATAACGGCCGTTGTAAGCAGGAACGAGATCGCTTTGAATGGGTTTAAGATTCTCGGCCGAAACAGGCGGAGGTATTCTGTCTTGTTGTGCCCATACATGTAACGGGCCTAGAAAGAGTAAAAGCAGAATTTTTTTCATAGTTGCTGTTCTTTTAAGAAAGTTAACAACAGCTAGGCACTTATTATATTAAAATATAAATAAACTTTGATTAGATGTTGCTAATACCGATTAGGTGGTATTGATAGGACTTTTTTTAACAAAATCTTAACTACTTAAAGCTAAATAACTGTCTAGGTGTGATGCAGGTATCCAATCTGATATCCGTCACTTCAATAGCGTCAATTGCTTCAATCGGATCGAAAAACGAAAGCCCCACTTTTAAGCAGTCTGGTCGACAACTGGCTAAAAAACGATCATAATAGCCTCCGCCATAACCAACCCGGTGTCCTTGTGTATCGAATACTAAAAGTGGTACGAGAACTAGATCGATTTGATGACTATCAATGGCCGATTTCTGCGTAACATCAACCGGCTCAGGAATGCCCCAGCGATTTTCCTGCAAGCGCGTATCCGGATATAAAGGGTAGTGAGTGAGCTGATTAGCTGCGATATCGGTTACTGAGATGGCAAGCGTTATTTGTGGGAATTGTTTCCAGATGGAATTAATAATTAGCCACGTATCAACTTCATGTTGCCGCCGAATTGGCAAGAACGTATGAA
Proteins encoded in this region:
- a CDS encoding ABC transporter ATP-binding protein; translation: MNMTPIIQLHDLYKSYGSTPVLKGINLSVSAGQVVGYIGPNGAGKSTTIKILIGMLPDYTGEATILGMDVKTNSLDIKRRIGYVPENAALYDTLTPMEYLQFIGQLYGLETAQIEYKALELLRLFQLNEYTNARMTTFSKGMRQKVLLISGLLHNPDVIFLDEPLSGLDANTVVLVKEIIRQLANSGKTVFYSSHIMDVVEKISDRIIIINQGQIIADGTFAELQHQRPESLEQLFAELTGSEGQTGIAEEFIHTLKN
- a CDS encoding 5-formyltetrahydrofolate cyclo-ligase — its product is MNKAELRREYLDRRQALVADEVAHRSQAIAQRFLDFLIQTDLATKPLLIHTFLPIRRQHEVDTWLIINSIWKQFPQITLAISVTDIAANQLTHYPLYPDTRLQENRWGIPEPVDVTQKSAIDSHQIDLVLVPLLVFDTQGHRVGYGGGYYDRFLASCRPDCLKVGLSFFDPIEAIDAIEVTDIRLDTCITPRQLFSFK
- a CDS encoding aspartate-semialdehyde dehydrogenase; this translates as MKIAVVGATGLVGGEILKVLAERNFPVSELLPVASERSVGKQVEFKGKPYTVVSFEDAIAAKPAIAIFSAGGGTSLALAPKFAEAGIVVVDNSSAWRMDPTKKLVVPEVNADTLTPEDKIIANPNCSTIQMVVALKPLHDRYKIKRVVVSTYQSVTGTGKAAVDQLFAERAGNTDVAKVYPHPIDLNVLPHIDVFLDNGYTKEEMKMVNETKKIMGDDSIQVTATTVRIPTIGGHSEAVNIEFENEFELSDIVSILSNTEGVIVQDDPANKIYPMPLTAHGKDEVFVGRIRRDESQPKTLNMWIVADNLRKGAATNAVQIAEYLLKHNLVEADAVTA